GCGCCCCGGGCAGGTGCAGCAGTTCGGCGAGGTGACCGGCATCGAAGGTGATGTCGTCCTCGTCCAGCCCGGCTTCCTCTCCCCCGGCACCGCCGTCGCGGCGGTGGCCGACGATCCCTTCCGCCCGGTGCTGTGGCGGCCGGTCGGCGAGGACCACGAGGCCGTCTTCCGGGCGGTGGGGCATCTCGCGGCCGACTTCCGCACCGGCGGGGCGCTGCCCGCCGACGTCCACACCGATGTGCTGCGGCATCTGCTGTCGGTCCTCGTGCTGCGGCTGGCACACCTGACGGCCCCGGTGGGCAGCGGGGTGCCCGCCCCGGGCGATGCCTTCCTGCGCTTCCGCGCCGCCGTCGAGCGGGACTTCGCCGACCGCCACCGGGTCGCCGACTACGCCCGCAGGCTCGGCTACTCCACCCGCACCCTGTCGCGCGCGACGCTGGCCGCCGCGGGGGTGGGGGCCAAGGAGTTCATCGACCGGCGGGTGATGCTGGAGGCCAAGCGGCTGCTGGCGCACAGCGAGCTGCCGGCGGCCCGGATCGCCGGGCGGCTCGGCTTCGACGACGCCGCGAACTTCTCCAAGTTCTTCCAGCACCGGGCCGGTCTCTCGCCCGGCGCCTTCCGCGCGGCGCTGCGCCCGCCGCCGGGGCGTGGTCAGTCCGTGTAGCGCGGGTGCATCAGCGTCGACGGCAGGAGCCCCGGCTCGGGGCCGTGCCCGGCCGCGCGGCCCGCGGCGGCCAGCGTCGCCGGGGTCAGTGTCCGGAGGTCCGGGCGGTCGGCCGGCAGTCGCAGCCGCGCGGGCTCCCGGGAGGCGAGGAGGAAGCCCCAGGCCTTCGGCTGTCCGTCCGCCGCCCCGCCCCGCCCGGCCGACCCGTGGGCGGTGGTGCGCTCCAGGACGCCGGAGGGGCCGCCGCCCTTGCCGTGGACCCGGTAGGCCGCGGTGTCCAGGCCCAGGGAGCGGACCGTGGCGTCGACCGTCCAGAAGACGCGGGGGCGTGCCCCGATCGGGCCGGCGTGGATCGCGAGCCGGCCGCCGGGCGCCAGCCGGCGGGCCGCGAGGCCGTAGAACTCCTGGGAGTACAGCTTGGTGCTGGGCGTGAAGGCGGGGTCGGGCAGATCGGAGATCAGCACGTCGAACGGGCCCGGGTCGCCGTGCCCGCCGCGCAGCCAGCCGAAGGCGTCGGCGACGACGACCCGCACTCTGGGGTCGCGGAAGGCGGACCGGTTGAGGGCGGCGAGGTCCCGGTCGGTGCGGGCCAGCCGGACCATGGCGCCGTCGAGCTCGACGACGGTCACCGAGGTGACGCCGGGGTAGCGCAGGACCTCGCGCAGGGCGAGGCCGTCGCCGCCGCCGAGGATGAGGACCCGTCGGTGCGGTCCGTCCATCGCGGGGTGCACGAGCCCTTCGTGGTAGCGGAGTTCGTCGCCGCCGCTGACCCGCAGCCGCCCGTCCATGAAGAGCGAGATCGGCCGGCCGCTCCGGCCGCCGCCCGTGAGCACGACCTCCTGGACCGGTGTCCGCACGGCGACCCGTATGTCCGCGCCGTACACGGCGTGCCGGGCGGCCCGCTCGAACGGGCCGGTGAGCATCGAGCAGGCCGCCAGCAGCACCAGCACGAGGCCGTTGAGGGCGACGAGCGCCCAGCGGGAGCGGCTGCTCAGGTCGCCGCGGAAGAGCCACAGCACCAGCGCACCGCCCGCGACCGCGTTGACCCCGCCGGTCAGCAGCGCGCCCGTCAGCTGCCCCAGCATGGGCAGCAGCAGGAACGGGAAGGCCAGCCCGCCGACGAGGGCCCCCACGTAGTCGGCGGCGAAGAGGTCGGCGACCGCGCCGCCCGCGTCCTGCCGCCGGATGCGCTGGATGAGGGTCATCAGCAGGGGCACCTCGGCACCGATCAGGATTCCGATGACGAGCGAGAAGGCCACCAGCGGCACCCGCGTCTGGCCGTACCAGGCGAAGCACGCGTACAGCGCCATGGCCGACAGTCCGCCGGTCAGCGCGAGCCCCGCCTCGACGGCCGCGAAGCCCAGCGCGGCGCGCGGCCGCAGCCGTTTGGCCAGCAGCGAGCCGATGCCCATCGCGAAGACCATCACCGAGAGCACGACGGACGCCTGGGTGACGGAGTCCCCGATCAAATACGAGGCCAGGGCGACCAGTTCCAGCTCGTACACCAAGCCGCAGGCTGCGCAGACGAAGACGGTGGTCAGGACGGAGAAACGGCCGAGCCCGGCCGGTACGGGCAGTCGCGCGGGCACCGGGCGGTAGATCATGACGCGAACGCTACGTCACGATCTCACAACCCTTCGTCACCCACACGAGTGTATTCGCGTGACCTGCCGACAGACCGGCCTGCGGACGGCGGCATTCCGCCCGGGGCCCGGACCGGCATTCCGCCACTGGGCCGGACCGGCATTCCACTCCTGCGCCTGACCGGCGTTCCGGCCGGGCGCGGGCCCGTCGGCGGGCGCTCAGAGCGGCGCGCCCACGCGCAGGCCCACCCGGGTCCGGGTGGCCACCAGCCGGCCCTCCTGCGGATAGGCGTGCCAAGTACGCCAGCTGATCTGGCCGTTCTGCCGCTGGGCGAGCAGCGCGGTGAAGGCGTGGGGGCTGCCCGGAAACGTTCCGGCGAGGCCGTGCGGATGCTCGGCGACGAGCGCCAGCAACTCCTGCGCGCGGCCCGCGAAGGACCCTTGCGAAAGCGTCTCGACCCGCGCGGCGAATTCGTACTCCCACGCCCCGACCCGCTTGGCGACGCCCAGCGGCAGCGGAGTGCTGCTGCCCGGCATGCAGGCGACGGTCTCCGAGCACGAACCGGCTTCCTCTTCGAGCAGGACCTGGTGGGAGGCGCCGAGCAGGCGCAATTGGACGGCGGAGTCGGCGAGCTGCAGATCGAGCACGGCCAGCGCGGGAAGGGGGCCCTTCCCCAGGCACCAGGCGAGATCGGCGGCACGGGTATCGGTGTAGGTGGTCTTGAGGGTGGTGAGCATGGGTCGGCTCCGCATAGCACGCAGTGGAGGGTGGGCCGGCCCGCCCAGAGCGAGGGGAGTCCAGGGTCGTGGCGCGCCGGCTCATGCCCACATTGGAGGTTCATGGGGTCCGAGGACAGTGATTCCGATGATTCCGAGGAGTCGTCTCGGGACGTGTCTCCGAAAGAGAGGGAATCATGAAATGAGCTGCGCCCACAGCCTTTTTACCCATCTCATCATGATTTCCATCCATGAGAGGGCCGGGCAGTTCACCTGTTCACCACTATTGCACCCGGCGGACCGAGGAGATCCGCCGGGCGCATATGCGGTCAAGCGCTGGCCACTTGGATATGTGGCCGATTAAATGGCAGTTACGCAGCACTAAGTAGCTTCTCCATCGCGGTGCGTACCGATTCCTCTCGCTTGCAGAAGGAGAAACGCACCAGATAGGACGGCGCATTGGGGCGCACATAGAAGGCGGACGTCGGAATTGCCACCACCCCGGCGCGCGACGGGAGTTCACGGCAGAAACGCACGCCGTCCGTGTACCCCCACTCCCGAACGTCGGCCTGTACGAAATATCCGGCGTCCGCCCGATAGGGGCGCAGACCCGCGCGGGCCAGCCCCTCGGTGAGCAGATCGCGGTTGCGGCTCAGCGTCCCGCGCAGCCCGGCCGCCCACTCCTCCACATCGCCCAGCATCCGCGCGAGCGCCTCCTGGTAGGGCGTCCCGGAGGCATAGGTGAGGAACTGCTTCGCGGCACCGACCGCCGCCACCAGGTGGGCCGGTCCGCAGACCCAGCCGATCTTCCAGCCCGTGACGTTGAAGGTCTTGCCCGCGGAGGAGATCGTCAGGGTCCGCTCGCGCATGCCGGGCAGCGCGGCGAGGGTGCGGTGCCGGGCGTCGCCGTAGACGAGGTGTTCGTAGACCTCGTCGGTCACCACCGTCAGCCCGTGCTCCCGGCAGACGTCGGCGATGACGGCCAGTTCCTCGGCGGTGAAGACCTTGCCCGTCGGGTTGTGCGGGGTGTTGAGCAGCAGCACCCGCGAGCGCGGGGTGACGGCGGCGCGCAGCGCGGCCGGGTCCAGGACGAAGGTGTC
The window above is part of the Streptomyces syringium genome. Proteins encoded here:
- a CDS encoding aminotransferase class I/II-fold pyridoxal phosphate-dependent enzyme encodes the protein MHTDWNPAARVRDMGTSVFTEMTELARATGAVNLGQGVPELDSPALLLKDVAAAVLAGSNQYPPAAGFPALREAVAEHQRARYGLEYRPAGEVLVTTGATEALAAALLALCDPGDEILAFDPCYDAYPAGARLAGARLVPVPLELSGDTFVLDPAALRAAVTPRSRVLLLNTPHNPTGKVFTAEELAVIADVCREHGLTVVTDEVYEHLVYGDARHRTLAALPGMRERTLTISSAGKTFNVTGWKIGWVCGPAHLVAAVGAAKQFLTYASGTPYQEALARMLGDVEEWAAGLRGTLSRNRDLLTEGLARAGLRPYRADAGYFVQADVREWGYTDGVRFCRELPSRAGVVAIPTSAFYVRPNAPSYLVRFSFCKREESVRTAMEKLLSAA
- a CDS encoding helix-turn-helix domain-containing protein, whose amino-acid sequence is MKKRHDCSQPYEGDGDGGRPAVVELTYRAPPGTPAGVEVMTLAELRARAPEGLLAMPQRLDFHQIVVVRSGSAGHTVDFTGYWLEAGSVLWVRPGQVQQFGEVTGIEGDVVLVQPGFLSPGTAVAAVADDPFRPVLWRPVGEDHEAVFRAVGHLAADFRTGGALPADVHTDVLRHLLSVLVLRLAHLTAPVGSGVPAPGDAFLRFRAAVERDFADRHRVADYARRLGYSTRTLSRATLAAAGVGAKEFIDRRVMLEAKRLLAHSELPAARIAGRLGFDDAANFSKFFQHRAGLSPGAFRAALRPPPGRGQSV
- a CDS encoding polyamine aminopropyltransferase, whose protein sequence is MIYRPVPARLPVPAGLGRFSVLTTVFVCAACGLVYELELVALASYLIGDSVTQASVVLSVMVFAMGIGSLLAKRLRPRAALGFAAVEAGLALTGGLSAMALYACFAWYGQTRVPLVAFSLVIGILIGAEVPLLMTLIQRIRRQDAGGAVADLFAADYVGALVGGLAFPFLLLPMLGQLTGALLTGGVNAVAGGALVLWLFRGDLSSRSRWALVALNGLVLVLLAACSMLTGPFERAARHAVYGADIRVAVRTPVQEVVLTGGGRSGRPISLFMDGRLRVSGGDELRYHEGLVHPAMDGPHRRVLILGGGDGLALREVLRYPGVTSVTVVELDGAMVRLARTDRDLAALNRSAFRDPRVRVVVADAFGWLRGGHGDPGPFDVLISDLPDPAFTPSTKLYSQEFYGLAARRLAPGGRLAIHAGPIGARPRVFWTVDATVRSLGLDTAAYRVHGKGGGPSGVLERTTAHGSAGRGGAADGQPKAWGFLLASREPARLRLPADRPDLRTLTPATLAAAGRAAGHGPEPGLLPSTLMHPRYTD
- a CDS encoding DUF2617 family protein, yielding MLTTLKTTYTDTRAADLAWCLGKGPLPALAVLDLQLADSAVQLRLLGASHQVLLEEEAGSCSETVACMPGSSTPLPLGVAKRVGAWEYEFAARVETLSQGSFAGRAQELLALVAEHPHGLAGTFPGSPHAFTALLAQRQNGQISWRTWHAYPQEGRLVATRTRVGLRVGAPL